One genomic window of Solanum dulcamara chromosome 12, daSolDulc1.2, whole genome shotgun sequence includes the following:
- the LOC129877400 gene encoding probable beta-1,3-galactosyltransferase 14, protein MPSNPKIFTARPSYAYYSHSRRSTILILCFLIGFAGFVFGFIAISRSFGYSCKYAEPRSVSVAWDRNGGGESGVTDGGYKRHKVMGFVGIQTGFGSVARRRSLRRTWFPSDHNGLQKLEEATGLAFRFVIGRTSDKSKMLALKKEVAEYDDFVLLDIEEEYSKLPYKTLGFFKAAYALYDSEFYVKADDDIYLRPDRLSLLLAKERSHSQTYLGCMKKGPVFTDPKLKWYEPLSSILGKEYFLHAYGPIYALSADVVASLVALRNNSFRMFSNEDVTIGAWMLAMNVNHENNKQLCEPECTASSIAVWDIPKCSGLCNPEKKMLELHANDACSKSPTLPSEDD, encoded by the exons ATGCCTTCAAACCCAAAAATCTTCACTGCTCGACCATCCTATGCGTACTACTCCCATTCCCGTAGATCAACAATCTTGATTCTATGTTTTCTTATCGGTTTTGCTGGTTTTGTTTTCGGGTTTATTGCGATTTCGAGGAGTTTTGGGTATAGCTGTAAATATGCTGAACCCAGATCTGTTTCTGTTGCTTGGgatagaaatggaggaggagaaAGTGGGGTTACTGATGGAGGGTATAAGAGGCATAAAGTAATGGGTTTTGTTGGAATTCAGACTGGGTTTGGATCGGTTGCTCGCCGGAGATCATTGCGGAGGACTTGGTTTCCATCTGATCACAATGGGCTTCAAAA GTTAGAAGAAGCCACTGGCTTGGCTTTTAGATTTGTTATTGGTAGAACAAGTGATAAATCCAAGATGTTAGCTCTTAAGAAAGAGGTAGCAGAATATGATGATTTTGTGCTATTAGACATTGAAGAAGAGTACAGTAAGCTCCCATACAAAAC ATTAGGTTTTTTCAAGGCTGCCTATGCACTTTATGATTCTGAGTTCTATGTTAAAGCTGATGATGACATATATTTACGGCCAG ATCGCCTTTCATTGCTCTTGGCCAAAGAGCGGTCTCACTCACAGACATACCTTGGATGCATGAAAAAGGGTCCAGTTTTCACCGACCCCAAGCTCAAATG GTATGAACCACtttcatctattctggggaagGAGTATTTTCTGCATGCTTATGGTCCTATTTATGCTCTTTCTGCTGATGTTGTTGCAAGTTTGGTTGCCCTGAGGAACAACAG TTTCCGAATGTTTAGCAATGAGGATGTTACCATTGGAGCCTGGATGCTTGCAATGAATGTCAATCATGAGAATAATAAGCAACTATGTGAACCTGAGTGTACAGCATCTTCTATTGCTGTGTGGGATATTCCAAAGTGTTCAG GTCTGTGTAATCCCGAGAAGAAAATGTTGGAACTTCATGCAAACGATGCCTGCTCAAAGAGTCCAACTCTACCATCAGAAGATGATTGA